The DNA window CTGCTGTTCGTGGCAGGGCGCGCGCGCGACCGGCAAGCGCACGCCGCGCTCCAGCGCTGGTGGGCGTGCAGCCTGTTCCGGGCCGCGGCGCGCATCTTCCGGCTCGAGCTCGAGGTGGCGGGCGACGAGGCGGCCGAGCCCGGCCCCGTGGTCGTGCTGATCCGCCACGCGAGCCTGCTCGACACGCTCCTGCCCGAGGTCGTGCTCGCCGACCGCCACCGCCTGCAGCTGCGCTACGTGCTGAAGCGCGAGCTGCTCGCGGACCCGTGCCTCGACGTGGTCGGCCAGCGCATCCAGTGCGCCTTCGTGCGCCGCGGCAGCGGCGAGACCGAGCGCGAGCTGGCGGCGATCGAGTCACTCGCCCGGGGGCTCGGCCCGCGCGAGGGCGCTCTGATCTACCCGGAGGGCACGCGCTTCACGCCGGACAAGCTCGCGCGGGCGCTCGAGCGCGTGCAGGCGCTGGCTCCCGAGCGGAGCGCGCGAGTGAGTCGCCTGCGCCACGTGCTGCCGGTGCGCAGTGCAGGGCCGCTCGCGCTGCTGGCTGCCGCGGCCCCGGCCGACGCGCTGTGGTTCGCGCACACGGGGCTCGAGGGACTGGCCACGCTGCGCGACGTGCTGCGCGGCGGGATCGTCGGGAGGCGCATCCGCGTCGCGCTGTGGCGCACGCCGCGGAGCGTGATTCCGGCCGCCGACGCGCTGCGTTGGCTCGATGAGCAGTGGGCGCGGGTCGACGACTGGGTCGACGCTGCGCGCGCGGAGGCGGGCTGATGGAAATCGGGCAGCTCCTGGCAGCGAACGCGCTCGGGGTGACGGCGCTCATGTTCGGCACCTGGCTCGTGAGTCTCTCGCGCCGCGACGCGAGCATCGTCGACGTGGTCTGGGGGCTGGGCTTCGCGGCGATCGGAAAGGCGAGCTCGTTCCTGGCCGACGGCGTGCCCGCGCGGCGCGTGCTGATCACGGTGCTCGCCATGGTCTGGGGCCTGCGGCTGGCGGTGTATCTCTTGTGGCGCAACCAGGGCAAGCCCGAGGACCATCGCTACCAGGCCATGCGCCGGCGCTGGGGCGCGCGCTTTCCGTGGGTGAGTCTCTTGACCGTATTCGGCCTGCAGGGCGTGCTGATGTGGACGATCTCGCTGCCGCTGCAGGTGGCCTGCGCCGCGCGCACGCCCGAGTCACTCGGCGCGCTGGACGCGCTGGGTGTGGCGCTGTGGCTGGTCGGCATGGCGTTCGAGACGCTCGGCGACGCGCAGCTGGCCCGCTTCCGCGCCGACCCGGCGAACGCCGGTCGCGTGCTCGACACCGGGCTGTGGCGCTACACCCGCCACCCCAACTACTTCGGCGACTGCCTGGTCTGGTGGGGGTTCTTCGCCCTCGCCGCGGGCACGCCGGGCGGCCTGTGGACGGTGATCTCACCGCTGCTCATGACGGTGCTGCTGCGGCGCGTGTCAGGAGTGACTCTGCTCGAGCGGTCACTTTCGCGGCGCAAGCCGGGCTGGGCCGAGTATGCGGCGCGCACCAACGCCTTCGTGCCGGGTCCGCCGCGCCGGCCGCGCGCCTGACCCAATCCGCCGCAATCGGCCTATACTGGGGGCCGGACGGAGTGGAGCCCCCCTATCGTGGCCCCAGTCACGAACACTCCCGTATGAGCACCTCGAGCATTGCGCCGCGACACCTCCGCGGGAGTCATTCGCGGCCGCTGCAGCGGCTCGCGCGCCGAGCCCTGCTCGGGGCGCTCGAGAAGCTCGAGCGCGGCATGCTGCGCGTCGAGGACGAGCGCGGCGCGCGCGCGTTCGGCGCGCCCTGCGCCGACTTCCCCGAGCCGATCCGGCTCGAGGTGCGCGACGCGGCGTTCTGGCCGGCGGTCGTGCTGGGCGGCAGCGTGGGCGGGGGTCACTCGTACGTGCGCGGTGACTGGCGTACGAGCGATCTCACCGGTCTCTTGCGCATGATCCTGCAGAACGAGTCGGTGCTCCAGGGCTTCGACGCCGGGCTCGGGCGGCTCGGCGAGGCGGCGCGCCGCGTGCTGCACCGCCTGCGGCGCAACGACCGGCCGGGCAGCCGGCGGAACATCCGCGCGCACTACGACCTCGGGAACGACTTCTTCGCGCTGTTCCTCGACCCGACCATGACTTACTCGGCGGGCATCTTCGAGCGCGAGTCGTCGACGCTGGAGGAGGCCTCGCTCGCGAAGTACGAGCGCATCTGCCGCAAGCTCGCGCTCGGCCCGAACGATCGCGTGCTCGAGATCGGCAGCGGCTGGGGGGGCTTCGCGCTGCACGCGGCGCGCACGCGCGGCTGCCGGGTCACGACCACGACGCTCTCGCCGGCGCAGCGCGAGGTGGCGCTCGAGCGCGTCGCGGCGGCGGGGCTCGCCGACCGGGTGCAGGTGCTGCTCGAGGACTACCGCGAGCTGCGCGGCCGCTTCGACAAGCTGGTGTCGATCGAGATGATCGAGGCGGTGGGTCACCAGTATCTCGACGCCTTCTTCCGCACCTGCGCGGCGCGGCTCGAGCCGCACGGGCTGATGGCGCTGCAGGCGATCCTGATCGCCGACGGGCTGTACGAGTCGGCGCGCCGCGGCGTGGACTTCATCAAGGCCTACATCTTCCCGGGCGGCTGCCTGCCGTCGCTGGCCCGGATCGGACAGTCACTCGCCAGCGCCTGCGACCTGCGCGTGGTGCACTTCGAGGACCTGACGCCGCACTACGCGCGCACGCTGCGCAGCTGGTGCGCGCGCTTCCTGGAGAACCGCGCGGCGATCTCGCGCCTGGGCTACTCGGCCGAGTTCCAGCGCATGTGGGAGTACTATCTCTGCTACTGCGAGGCGGGCTTCCTCGAGCGCCGCACGGCCTCGGCGCAGCTCTTGCTCGCCATGCCGGGGGCACGCGGCGAGCCGATTCTCGGGGCTCTTGGCTGAATGACTTCGTTCGCCTTCGGCTCACTGCGCGGGCCTTCGGCCCTGGCAGCCGGCCCCGCCTCCATCCGGGCGCTTCACTGGTTCCGCAGCGACCTGCGGGTCGCGGACAACACGGCGCTCCTCGCCGCGGCGGCGCGCGCCGAGCGACTCACCTGCGTGTTCGTGCTCGACGACCGCCTGCTGCGCGGGCCCGGGTGCGCGGCGCCGCGCGTGCGCTTCCTGCTGGATTGCTTGAGCCGGCTCGCGGGGGAGCTCGAGCGGCGCGGCTCGGCGCTGGTGGTCCGGCGCGGCGACCCGGCGGCCGAGCTGGTGCGTCTGGCCGCCGAGGCGCGCGCGGAGCTCGTGACCTGGAACCGCGACTACGGCCCGTTCGCGCGGGCGCGCGACGCAAGGGTGACTCGCGCGCTCGAACGCGCCGGCGTGCGCGTCCAGACCCACCGGGACCGGGTCGTGTTCGAGTCCGATCAGGTGCGCACGCGCGCCGGCCGGCCGTTCTCGGTCTACACGCCCTACCGGCGCGCCTGGCTCGAGCGCTGGTCGCGTGAGCCGGCGCCGGCGCAGCGCGCGCCCCGCCTGCCGCCGCCGATCCACGGAGTGACTCGCGGCGCGCTGCCTGCGGCCGAGCCCGGCCCGCCGCTTCCGGCCGGCGGCTCGAGCGCCGCGCTGCGCCGGCTCGACGCCTTCCTCGAGCGCGCGCTCGCCGACTACGCCTGGCGCCGTGACCTGCCCGCCGAGGCCGGGACCTCGCGCCTCTCCGCGGCGCTGCGCTTCGGCACCGTGTCCGTTCGTACCTGTCTGGCGCGCGCCGCCGCCGCCGCCGCGGACGACCGCCGCCGGCGCAGCGGCGCGGCGAAGTGGCGCGACGAGCTGGTGTGGCGCGAGTTCTACCACGCGGTCCTGGCGGAGAACCCGCGCGTGCTGACTCACGCCTGGCGGCCCGAGCTCGACTCGCTCGAGTGGAACGACGACGAGGCCGGGCTCCGCGCCTGGTGCGCCGGCCGCACGGGCTATCCCTTCGTCGACGCCGGCATGCGCGAGCTGGTTGCGACGGGCTGGATGCACAATCGCGCACGCATGGCCGTGGCGAGCTTCCTGACCAAGGACCTGGGCATCGACTGGCGCCGGGGCGAAGCGTTCTTCATGCAGTCACTCGTCGACGGCGACCCGGCCAGCAACAACGGCGGCTGGCAGTGGGCCGCCTCGACCGGCAGCGACGCGCAGCCCTGGTTCCGGATCTTCAACCCGGTGACTCAGGGCGAGCGCTTCGATCCCGACGGCCGCTACGTCCGGCGCTGGCTGCCCGAGCTGCGCCGGCTGCGCGGCGCTCGCGCGCACCGGCCGTGGCAGGCCGAGTCACTCGCCCGCGGCTACCCGCCGCGCATCGTCGACCACGCCGAGGCGCGCGCGCAGGCGCTCGCGCGCTTCCGCGCCGCGCTGGCTCAGAAGCCCTTCACGTAGGGCAGCGACCAGGCCTTCGCGAGCACCTGCTCGCGCGCCTCGAGCAGCGTGCGCATGGCGTCCCAGCTGCCGTCCATGAGCTGGCCGCGCGCGCCGTCGGGCATGCGCACCGGCGCCGAGCCGCCGCGCCAGGTCACGTTGCGCGCCGCCAGGTCGATCACGATCTCCTGCGAGGGGTCGAGCTCGACCGCGTCCATGAGCTTTGCCACGTCGGCGCGCGCCGCGGTGACTGCCGGAATGCCCAGGGCGATGCAGTTGCCGAAGAAGATCTCCGCGAACGACTCACCCACGATGGCGCGGATGCCCCAGCGCGCCAGCGCCTGCGGCGCGTGCTCGCGCGAGCTGCCGCAGCCGAAGTTCTGGTTCACCACCAGCACCTCGGCGCCGCGGAAGCGCTTGTCGTCGAACGGGTGACCCTTGGGCACGCCGTCGGAGGTGAAGCGCGAGTCGCGGAACACGAACTCCTCGAGCCCCGCGAAGCGGATCGAGGTCATGTAGCGCGCGGGGATGATCTGGTCGGTGTCGATGTCGTTCCCGCGCACCACCACGCCGCGACCGCGGCGCTTGGTGACTCGCTCGGCGTCGAGCTTGGTGCTCACAGCAGCTCCCGCACGTCGGCCACGCGCCCGCGCAGCGCCGCAGCGGCGACCATGGCCGGGCTCATCAACAGCGTGCGCCCGGTGGGGCTGCCCTGGCGGCCCTTGAAGTTGCGGTTCGAGCTCGAGGCGCACATCTCGCGCCCGATCAGCTTGTCGGGGTTCATCGCGAGACACATCGAGCAGCCGGCCTCGCGCCACTGGAAGCCCGCGGCGCGGAACACCTCGTGCAGCCCCTCGGCCTCGGCCTGCACGCGCACCGCCTCGGAGCCGGGCACGACCAGCGCGCGCACGCCGGGCGCCACGCGTCCGGTCTTCGCCACGCGCGCGGCCTCGCGCAGGTCGCTGATGCGGCCGTTGGTGCAGGAGCCGATGAACGCGACCTGGATCGGCGTGCCGGCGATCGGGCGGCCGGGCACGAGGTCCATGAACTTGTACGCGTCCTCGGCCGACGCGCGGTCGTCCTCGGCGAGCTCCGAGGTCTTGGGCAGGTTCTCGGTCACGCCGATGGCCTGACCCGGGTTCGTGCCCCAGGTCACCGTCGGCGCGATCTCGCTCGCCGGCAGCTCGACCGAGTCGTCGAAGGCCGCGTCGGAGTCACTCGCCATGCTGCGCCACCAGCCGACCGCGCGCTCGAAGGCCGCACCCTGCGGCGCAAAGCGCCGCCCGCGCAGGAAGTCGAAGGTGGTGTCGTCGGGGTTCACGTAGCCCACGCGCGCGCCGCCCTCGATCGACATGTTGCACAGGGTCATGCGCTCCTCCATCGACATGCGCTCGACGGCCGCGCCCGCATACTCGTACGCGAAGCCCACGCCGCCCTTCACGCCGAGCCGGCGGATGATGTGCAGGATCACGTCCTTGGCGTACACGCCGAAGCCGGTCGTGCCCGACACCTCGATGCGCCGCACCTTCGGCCGCGCCAGCGCGAGACACTGCGAGGCCAGCACGTCGCGCACCTGGCTCGTGCCGATGCCGAACGCGATCGCGCCGAACGCGCCGTGGGTCGAGGTGTGGCTGTCACCGCAGGCGATCGTGAGCCCGGGCTGGGTGAGCCCGAGCTCGGGCCCGATCACGTGCACGATGCCCTGGCTGCCGGAGCCGATGTCGAAGAACGGGATGCCGTGGCGCTGCGTGTTCGACTCGATCGCCTGCAGCATCTCCTCGGCCTGCCGGTCGCGCAGCGGCCGCGCGTGCGTGTCGGTCGGCACGATGTGGTCGACGGTCGCGAACGTCCGCGAGGGCACGAGCACGGGCAGGCCCGCGTCGTCGAGCATCTGGAAGCCCTGCGGGCTCGTCACCTCGTGGATCAGGTGCAGCCCGATGAAGAGCTGGGTCTGGCCGCCCGGCAGCTCGCGCACCGTGTGCAGGTCCCAGACCTTGTCGAGCAGGCTCCGTCCCATGGGAGGACGGATGTTAACAAAGGTTGGCTAGCGCTCGGCGACCAGCTGGTACGGGCCGGTCGGGCGTTCGCCTTCGCCGATCGGGCGGGCGTTCGCCAGGTCGTACTCCTGCAGGTAGCGCACGCTCTCGAAGCCGGCTTCGGCGAGCAGCTGCTCGGCCTGCTGCGGCGGCACGTAGCGCCGGTGCGACACGTGCTCGCAGGGCGGTCCGCCGTCGATCGTGAACACCTGCGTGCGGCGCTCGAGCAGTGGCGTCAGCATCTCGCGCTTGTCGCGCACGTGCAGCACGCGGCCCTTCACCGTGCGCTCGATGTCGCGCCACTGACCATTCGTCTCGGGCCGCATCATGGGCAGCGGACAGAAGCAGTCGAGCGCGATCACGCCCGGCGCCTTCATGCAGCGCGACAGGTGACGCAGGAAGAGCCGCTGCTCCTCCACGTCGATCAGCGCATTGAACGCGTAGAGCGTGGCGAAGACGACGTCGAACTTCTCGAAGAGCGCGCTGTTGCGAAAGTCGAAGTCGGCCAGGCGCACCCGGTCCTGCCAGGGCTCGAGCTTGCGGCGCGCGACCTCGAGCATGGGCCGCGACACGTCGACGCCCAGCGCCTCGTGCCCGGCTTCGCCGAGCTTCGCCAGCACGCGGCCGGTGCCGCAGCCGACCTCGAGGACCGGACCCGGGTACTTCGCCGCCAGGTCGAGGTACAGCGGCAGATCCAGGCGGAAGTCGGCCGCGAACAGGGCGTGGAACTCGGCGTACTGGCGCTCGGCGGAGTGGCGGGTCTGCATGCGCGCGGGACTCTGCGCGGGACGAAAGGTCCACGCAAACTCCGTGTCGTGATCGGCGACACAAGAGCTGCCACGATTGGAAGGTCCGAGACATCACGCGAGCCGCGCGCGCTATGCTCGGGCGTGTTGGGCGAGGCGGCGAACCGGAGACACTCCGCACTCGATCGGACCGCGCTGTTCGCGGAGGTCGCGGCGGGCCTCTCTGCCTGGGGTGCGGGCGAGCGCGACCCGCTCGAAGTCTCGGTCGCGAAGGAGCTCGAGGCGTTCTCCGACACGGAGCTCTCGGAGTTCGCGGAACGATTGGTCGGGACCGGCGCTGACTGGGGCTTCCATCCGTTCGATCCGATCGCGCGCCGGCTGTCGCGGCTCGCGCAAGCGCGGGTGCTCCTGCCCGGCTCGGGTCTTTCGGCGAGCGAGTCGCTCGAGCGCGCGCGCAAGGGTCCGGTGTTCTTCGTCGCCAATCACCTTTCGTACGTCGACGCGAACATTCTCGACGCGCTCTTCGTCTCGGCCGGCTTCCAGGACGTGGCCGACCGACTCACCGTGCTGGTCGGCCCCAAGGTCTTCCAGACACCCACGCGGCGGCTGGCGAGTCTGTGCTTCGGGACGATCAAGATTCCGCAGAGTCAGAGCATCGCGTCGGAGGAGGCGGTGATGCCGCGCCGCGAGGTCGCGCGCCTGGCGGAGCAGACACTGCGCTCGGTGGCGGAGCGGCACGCGGCCGGCGAGCACGTCCACATCTTCATCGAGGGCACGCGCAGCCGCACCGGCGCCCTGCAGCGCGTGCTGGCCGCCTCGGCGCGCTACTTCGAGACCGAAGGCGCCACGATCATTCCGATCGGTCTGTGGGGAACGGAGCGGCTGGTGCCGCTCGACCGCATGCAAGTGACTCCCGCTCAGGCCAACGCCCGGGCGGGGCGGCCGATCGCCGCGGCGGAGCTGTCCGCGCGTGCCGGCGGCAAGCGGCCGGTCATTGCCGACGCGCTCGGCTTCCTGATCGCGGACCTCCTGCCACCGTCCTACCGCGGCGTGTACGGCGAGGTCACACCGGCGCTCGCGGCGGCCCGCGCGGCGGCGGCGAGCTTCTCCGTCTGATGCGCCGATAGGCGAGTCATGCGCGGGCTGGTCGTGCTCGTCCTCCTCTTCGCGGGCGCGGCCCGGGCGGACGAGCTCGAGACCAAGGCGGAGCTGTTCCGCGAGGCGCTGCACGCGCGCCACCTCTCGCGCGAGGGCGTGGTCCTGTACAACGTCGACCTGCGCACGGTGCAGCGCGACCTGGCCGACGGCAGCTACCCGGTCGCCGCCGACGGACCCACGTTCAACGGCCTGTACGCGGCGGCCGCGTGCGCGCGCGCCGAGTCGACCCAGGGCACCGAGAGCGCCCGCGCGAAGGCCGAGGCCGGGCGGGCGCTCGACGGCCTCGAGCTCTTGATGAATGTGACCGGTACTCCGGGCCTGCTCGCGCGCAGCGTGAGGCGCAGGCCGCCGCCCGAGCGCGTGGCGAGCGAGTGGCACCCGGGCACGGGCGAATACGCGGGCTGGTACTGGCGCGGAGACGTGTCGCAGGACCAGTACGCCAACGGCCTCGTGCCCGCCGTGGGGCTGTGCCGGCGGCTCTTCCCCGAGCGCGCGCGAAAGCTCGCCGTGGCGGCCGCGACTCACTTGGTCACGCACGGCTACCAGCTCACCGACCCCGACGGAAAGCCCACGACCTACGGCGACCTGTCGTGGCACTCCGGCCTGGGCTGGAACGGCATCGCGCAGCTCACCTCCTACGCCGTGATCTCGCTGGCCGCCGCGCTCGACGAAGACCCGCGCTGGCGCGCCGAACACGACCGCCTGCGCGACCACTACCGCCTGCCCGCCCGGTCACTCTTCACGAACCTGCGCCTGTTCGGGATCACCGGTCACTCGAACGACCTGATGGCGTTCGACCTCTACCGCGTGCTGGTGCCCCTGGCGCGCGAGACCCGCGACCCGGCGCTCGCCGACCTGCGCGCCGGCCTGTGGCGCAGCTGGCTCCGCGTGCGGCCCGACGGGAACGCCTATCTCACACTGGTGTTCTGCCAGCTCGAGCCGCGCGCGTGCGGGCCCGAGCTCCTGGCCGGCGTGCACGCCACGCTGGCCGACTTCCCGACCGAGAAGCGCAAGCTCGCACCGCCGCCCGAGCTGGCACAGCTGCCGCGGCGCTGGCTGCCCGGCCGCAAGTGGCAGGATCTGACGCGCGACGTGGTGCCGATGCGGCTCCGGCCCGCGAGCTCGTTCGAGTGGAAGTCGAGCCCCTACCGAGTGACCGATGACGGCGCGAACCCGAACGTGGAGTACACCGGGCTGGACTATCTGGTCGCGTACTGGCTCTACGCCGAGCTCTGCGCCGCGCGCAGTGATTGCCCGGCCGCGGCGGAGTGAGTCCTAGCTGGAGCCGCGCGCGAGGCGCAGCTCGACGCCCGTGGCCCCGGGCTCGACCGGCGAGGCGAGCTCGGCCGAGAAGTCGTCGGGGTCGCGCGTCAATGGATCGCCGTCGCGGTCGACGCGGGCGGTGAGCGCGATCGGCCCGACCCAGGGCCGGCCTTGGATCATCTCGTCCTCGGGTCCGATCTCGAAGTCCATGGGGAACGGCCCGACGGGCAGGCGCTTCACCGCGAGCGGCGGACCCGGAGTGTCTGGGATGCGCGCGATCAGGAACAGCACCGAGCCGCTGGCCTCGCCACCCGCGAGCGTGATCGTGCCGCGGATCGGCTCGCCCGATGACGCAACGCCGGTGCGCTGGCCCTCGGCGGGCGGACCCAGCGGCATGGCCGCGCGCGGTGCGGGTGTCTCGAGCCCGGGGACGCGCACCGGATGCTCGACCGGCGGCGGCTCGTCCTTCGGATCGACATACGGCTCGACCCGGCGATCGCAGGCCGTGGCGAGCAGCAAGGCGAGACAAGTGTGTCGCAGAATGCGCGTCATGGCCGCAGAGGGTACTCGCTCGACCCGGCGCGAGACAGCGTGCTGACGCACGCGCGCAGCGCCTTGCTCGGCGTGTGGGTCGGCGCGCTCGCAGCGCTCGGCGCGGTGTTCGTGCCGGCCGCGTTCGAGCACCTGCCGACCGCGCTCGCGGCATCGGTGCTGGGCGAGGGCTTCGCGGCGCTCGATCGCAGCGGTGCCGCGATCGGCGCGCTGTGCGCCGTACTGGGCTGGCTCGACGCGCGCCGGCGCGGCGATGCCGCGCTCGCGACCCGGCTGCGCGCGCTGCTGCCACTGGTCGGCGTGGCGGCGCACCTCGCGAGCGGGCTGGCCGTCACGCCGCGGATCCATGCACTGCGGGTGGCTGCGGGCGGCGGCATCGGCCAGCTCCCGCCCGGCGACCCGGCGCTCGCGCAATTCGCCCGCCTGCACGCCGCATCGCGCGGGCTGTTCGGACTGGCGGTGGCCTGCGCTCTCGGGGCGTGCATCTGGGACCTCCTGGCCGCGCATCTCCGCGTGGGAGCGCGGGTTTCTCGCGACATCGGGCCGCCGAATTTTCTGAGTTGAAACGCGAAAAATCCGTAGCGGGAGCGAGTGCCTTCGTTATAGTCCCGGCCCCTGCGAAGAATCCCCTGGGGCTTCAGGGGTTCGCGCACGCGAGCGCTCTACGGAGGCGGAAGGCGCCCATGGCCATCGACATCACGCTGCAAATCAAGCTGTCGGTCGAAGAGTCGTCCCTTGAGGACGCGCTCGCCGAGTACGACGAGCTGACCGTGAGTGCGCTCGTGACGCAGATCCTCGACAAGGCGATCGCGCTCGAGCACATCGAGACCGAGATCAAAGCCGGCCCGAACTCGCTCGAGGAATACGACAAGGTTCGCGACGTCTGAGCCTCCCGTTCAGCGGACGGCGCGCTCCGCGCGCCGTGCGGCTCAGAACAACGCGAGCTGACCGGTTGCACCGTCTGCAGGCGCGCGCACGCGCTCGCGTGGCAGCGCGCGAGTCACTGCCGCGGGCAGCCCTTGGAAGGGCGTGGCGCGCGCCGCGATCGGCTCGGGCCCCGGCCGGTAGATCCCGTGGCGCCGCGCGTAGGCGAGGATGCGCCGGTAGAGCCGCCAGAACCTCTGCCCGTGATTCAGGTGCCGCAGGTGCGCGAGCTCGTGACACAGGGTGTCGACCATGACCGAGTACTTGAGCAGCTCGGGCGTGCGCACCTGGTGCAAGCGGATCTTGATGCGGCCGTCGGCGAAGCAGATGCCGTAGCGGCGGCGCACGCGCGGACTCTCCGCCTCGACCGAGTGCAGCGGCAGGTCGAACGCGTGCGCGAGCAGCGACGCGTGCCTGCGCAGCCGGTCGAGCGCGCGCTCGCGTGCCTCGTGCGGAATGTCGCTCAAGAGCCGGGCTCCCGAGGAGGGTGCGCGCAGTATAGCCTTGTGACATGGCCGAGGCCGGATTCCCGACGCGCTTCGCGATCTTCCCGCTGCCCAACGCCGTGCTCTTCCCCGGGACCTATCTCCCGCTGCACATCTTCGAGCCGCGCTACCGCGCGATGATGGAGGCGGCGCTGGCGTCGCAGCCGGTGATCGGCATGATCCTGTTGCGGCCCGAGGCCGAC is part of the Myxococcota bacterium genome and encodes:
- the leuC gene encoding 3-isopropylmalate dehydratase large subunit, with translation MGRSLLDKVWDLHTVRELPGGQTQLFIGLHLIHEVTSPQGFQMLDDAGLPVLVPSRTFATVDHIVPTDTHARPLRDRQAEEMLQAIESNTQRHGIPFFDIGSGSQGIVHVIGPELGLTQPGLTIACGDSHTSTHGAFGAIAFGIGTSQVRDVLASQCLALARPKVRRIEVSGTTGFGVYAKDVILHIIRRLGVKGGVGFAYEYAGAAVERMSMEERMTLCNMSIEGGARVGYVNPDDTTFDFLRGRRFAPQGAAFERAVGWWRSMASDSDAAFDDSVELPASEIAPTVTWGTNPGQAIGVTENLPKTSELAEDDRASAEDAYKFMDLVPGRPIAGTPIQVAFIGSCTNGRISDLREAARVAKTGRVAPGVRALVVPGSEAVRVQAEAEGLHEVFRAAGFQWREAGCSMCLAMNPDKLIGREMCASSSNRNFKGRQGSPTGRTLLMSPAMVAAAALRGRVADVRELL
- a CDS encoding lysophospholipid acyltransferase family protein, with the translated sequence MGEAANRRHSALDRTALFAEVAAGLSAWGAGERDPLEVSVAKELEAFSDTELSEFAERLVGTGADWGFHPFDPIARRLSRLAQARVLLPGSGLSASESLERARKGPVFFVANHLSYVDANILDALFVSAGFQDVADRLTVLVGPKVFQTPTRRLASLCFGTIKIPQSQSIASEEAVMPRREVARLAEQTLRSVAERHAAGEHVHIFIEGTRSRTGALQRVLAASARYFETEGATIIPIGLWGTERLVPLDRMQVTPAQANARAGRPIAAAELSARAGGKRPVIADALGFLIADLLPPSYRGVYGEVTPALAAARAAAASFSV
- a CDS encoding DUF4149 domain-containing protein, whose protein sequence is MLTHARSALLGVWVGALAALGAVFVPAAFEHLPTALAASVLGEGFAALDRSGAAIGALCAVLGWLDARRRGDAALATRLRALLPLVGVAAHLASGLAVTPRIHALRVAAGGGIGQLPPGDPALAQFARLHAASRGLFGLAVACALGACIWDLLAAHLRVGARVSRDIGPPNFLS
- a CDS encoding cyclopropane-fatty-acyl-phospholipid synthase family protein: MSTSSIAPRHLRGSHSRPLQRLARRALLGALEKLERGMLRVEDERGARAFGAPCADFPEPIRLEVRDAAFWPAVVLGGSVGGGHSYVRGDWRTSDLTGLLRMILQNESVLQGFDAGLGRLGEAARRVLHRLRRNDRPGSRRNIRAHYDLGNDFFALFLDPTMTYSAGIFERESSTLEEASLAKYERICRKLALGPNDRVLEIGSGWGGFALHAARTRGCRVTTTTLSPAQREVALERVAAAGLADRVQVLLEDYRELRGRFDKLVSIEMIEAVGHQYLDAFFRTCAARLEPHGLMALQAILIADGLYESARRGVDFIKAYIFPGGCLPSLARIGQSLASACDLRVVHFEDLTPHYARTLRSWCARFLENRAAISRLGYSAEFQRMWEYYLCYCEAGFLERRTASAQLLLAMPGARGEPILGALG
- a CDS encoding class I SAM-dependent methyltransferase, translated to MQTRHSAERQYAEFHALFAADFRLDLPLYLDLAAKYPGPVLEVGCGTGRVLAKLGEAGHEALGVDVSRPMLEVARRKLEPWQDRVRLADFDFRNSALFEKFDVVFATLYAFNALIDVEEQRLFLRHLSRCMKAPGVIALDCFCPLPMMRPETNGQWRDIERTVKGRVLHVRDKREMLTPLLERRTQVFTIDGGPPCEHVSHRRYVPPQQAEQLLAEAGFESVRYLQEYDLANARPIGEGERPTGPYQLVAER
- a CDS encoding deoxyribodipyrimidine photo-lyase produces the protein MTSFAFGSLRGPSALAAGPASIRALHWFRSDLRVADNTALLAAAARAERLTCVFVLDDRLLRGPGCAAPRVRFLLDCLSRLAGELERRGSALVVRRGDPAAELVRLAAEARAELVTWNRDYGPFARARDARVTRALERAGVRVQTHRDRVVFESDQVRTRAGRPFSVYTPYRRAWLERWSREPAPAQRAPRLPPPIHGVTRGALPAAEPGPPLPAGGSSAALRRLDAFLERALADYAWRRDLPAEAGTSRLSAALRFGTVSVRTCLARAAAAAADDRRRRSGAAKWRDELVWREFYHAVLAENPRVLTHAWRPELDSLEWNDDEAGLRAWCAGRTGYPFVDAGMRELVATGWMHNRARMAVASFLTKDLGIDWRRGEAFFMQSLVDGDPASNNGGWQWAASTGSDAQPWFRIFNPVTQGERFDPDGRYVRRWLPELRRLRGARAHRPWQAESLARGYPPRIVDHAEARAQALARFRAALAQKPFT
- a CDS encoding DUF1295 domain-containing protein — translated: MEIGQLLAANALGVTALMFGTWLVSLSRRDASIVDVVWGLGFAAIGKASSFLADGVPARRVLITVLAMVWGLRLAVYLLWRNQGKPEDHRYQAMRRRWGARFPWVSLLTVFGLQGVLMWTISLPLQVACAARTPESLGALDALGVALWLVGMAFETLGDAQLARFRADPANAGRVLDTGLWRYTRHPNYFGDCLVWWGFFALAAGTPGGLWTVISPLLMTVLLRRVSGVTLLERSLSRRKPGWAEYAARTNAFVPGPPRRPRA
- a CDS encoding M48 family metallopeptidase translates to MSDIPHEARERALDRLRRHASLLAHAFDLPLHSVEAESPRVRRRYGICFADGRIKIRLHQVRTPELLKYSVMVDTLCHELAHLRHLNHGQRFWRLYRRILAYARRHGIYRPGPEPIAARATPFQGLPAAVTRALPRERVRAPADGATGQLALF
- a CDS encoding 1-acyl-sn-glycerol-3-phosphate acyltransferase; the encoded protein is MRRAWTIPGYVAAWLVSLALAPFAALGVWLGAGVAARLLLFAAVYLSYEMIGLAAAGLLFVAGRARDRQAHAALQRWWACSLFRAAARIFRLELEVAGDEAAEPGPVVVLIRHASLLDTLLPEVVLADRHRLQLRYVLKRELLADPCLDVVGQRIQCAFVRRGSGETERELAAIESLARGLGPREGALIYPEGTRFTPDKLARALERVQALAPERSARVSRLRHVLPVRSAGPLALLAAAAPADALWFAHTGLEGLATLRDVLRGGIVGRRIRVALWRTPRSVIPAADALRWLDEQWARVDDWVDAARAEAG
- a CDS encoding 3-isopropylmalate dehydratase small subunit; this translates as MSTKLDAERVTKRRGRGVVVRGNDIDTDQIIPARYMTSIRFAGLEEFVFRDSRFTSDGVPKGHPFDDKRFRGAEVLVVNQNFGCGSSREHAPQALARWGIRAIVGESFAEIFFGNCIALGIPAVTAARADVAKLMDAVELDPSQEIVIDLAARNVTWRGGSAPVRMPDGARGQLMDGSWDAMRTLLEAREQVLAKAWSLPYVKGF